In the Triticum aestivum cultivar Chinese Spring chromosome 2B, IWGSC CS RefSeq v2.1, whole genome shotgun sequence genome, TAACTCACTATTAACTGTCAGTGGTTACTTATTTTTTATATTTACTTATGCTAATTATGCTCAATATAAATAATAATATTTTCTGCTAAGTTGCAATGTGTGTCATTAAAATATATGTACACCTTAAATTTGATTAGTTTCTTTCTATTCAATAGATTGCACCATAAAATAATACTTAAACTCAACCCCTCTAACCATAAGAAAATAGATTACATAAAATTGCATGTTTCATGGATTAATTTGTGACACTCACATGACCATAGTATATACGTATATCTCCCTTTGTGTGTGTCTTTAAAAGTCAGAAATATCCTGATAGCGGCTTCTAGTAAACTATTAGGTATACATAGAGGAAAAAAAATCTCGTAGATATGTTCACAACATCCCAAATCCTTGGCCACATCTCACATCTTCGTCACATCTCGCATGtggatcgtgcatggatgtacctACCAGGATCGTGGAACCTCGAGCAATCGGTCGACTAACATGATATGAGTATGGATATTAACTAGTGAACAAAGGATATCCAATACATGTCGTGATAATGACATCATTTCTAAATTTAATGATATAAACCTCGCAAAGTATCTGTAGATATCAATTGCTATACTCACTCTATTATTCCATTCTATTCTCTCACTAGGAAAAAGTCTAATAGTGTTCACTATACACGAGAACAAAGCTGTAAAGATTCTAACAGATCTGCGAATGTTTTATCCGATTCGTGATCATATACAAAAATCACACACAATTTCTCAAATTCGCGAGCAATTTTCGAATCCATGGACTTTCAAATACGTGAATAATTTTTGAACTAGGGGAACAATTTtacaattcatgaacattttctgaaattcaagaatttttttaaatttatgaacAATTTAAATCATATAATATTTTGAAAATTTGAAGCACTTTCAGAAATGCGCGTACATATAATTATTTTATGAACCGATGACCATTTTCGAATcgacaattattattattattttgggaACTCTTTTtggaattcgtgaacatttttggaaatttGCGTTGTTTTATCATATTTCGTGAACAATaatttgaattcacaaacattgtTTTTTGAACAGTATATTTTTAAGTTCTTAAAGTTTTGTGAAATTCAGAATATTTTTTAAATCCCAATTTTTTTGTAGAATTAcaagttcatgaacattttttgcaatCGAGAAAGAACGAAAGtacaaaagcaaaaaaaaacatgGCTCGCCTTGCATATGGGCCGGCTCAAAAGCACGCGTTGTGGGCGGGGGTGCACTTAAACCTGATTATATGGCGGGCTGGCCCCGGGTTTTGGGCTGGGCTTCAAAAAGCCAGAAACCCAAACTTCAAGCCCCAAGCTAGTCTAAAGCCCTAAAAAAAGCTAGTCTAAAGTCCGAAAGTACACACTTTCTCAAGCTCGAGCCTCGTCCAAATATAGGCCCGAAGCCCGAAAGTCTAGCCCGAATGTTGTTTCTCAATGTTGTTATGTGTAAGCCGGACCGGAATTCTGAAAGCCCAACCAAATACTATTTCCCAGTATTGTTACGAAAGCCCGAGCCTAGCCGAAATGTACTTTGGGTTGCAAAACAAGGCCCGAGCTCGGCCTGGATTTTTCGGGCCAGGCTCGGGCCGGGCTACCCACAGGTTTAGGTGCACGTTTCCTCACTTTTCCCCGCGTAGGTCAGGGAATAGGAGGCCTCCGGCAAATACGCACACACGTCAAATGGATGCGAAGACAGTCACAAGCAAGGTGACTTGGGCAGGCCAGCTCGGGGTGTTGTTTCGTTCGCTGGTTCCTGCTGCGTTTCTTTGCCTGTTTTTTGTGTTTGGCTTCTGAACTGTTTTTTTTTCTTGGTTGGATTAACCATTCTTTTCATTGTCCATTTTCCTCTTNNNNNNNNNNNNNNNNNNNNNNNNNNNNNNNNNNNNNNNNNNNNNNNNNNNNNNNNNNNNNNNNNNNNNNNNNNNNNNNNNNNNNNNNNNNNNNNNNNNNNNNNNNNNNNNNNNNNNNNNNNNNNNNNNNNNNNNNNNNNNNNNNNNNNNNNNNNNNNNNNNNNNNNNNNNNNNNNNNNNNNNNNNNNNNNNNNNNNNNNNNNNNNNNNNNNNNNNNNNNNNNCCCCACAACACTGTGTATGAACATTTGTCCTTTGTGTTTGAGCCTTTTTGAATAATATAAGGTGATTTTTTTGAACAATTCATGGTTAATATTTTTTTAATACACAATGAatattttagtttatttttttaaatatgtttatattttttaagtACACGATGAGCATTTTTTACTTTTAAAAATACACGGTTAAGTTTATTAATACATGACGAACATTTCTGAAACATGGTGAAATTTTTCATTAATGCacaattaacattttttaaattacgCGATGACAACTTTTAAATACATGATAATTCATTGTTAAATACAGGATGAATTTTTTAAAGTTAACTGCAAACCTTTTAAATTCACGATGAACATTTTTAAGATACACGGCGTACAATTTTGCAGTACGCAATAAACATTTTAAATTCACGGTTATCATGTTTTgaacacatgatgaacattttttttaaagcctCACTTATCtagaaaaaaatgttcataaatcgACTTGCTCATCCTAACAGAAAAAACTACGACCAGCAGTATGAGTGCATTGCACACGCCTGAATTTCTCTTGAGTTTCAGTTCACGGATCTGAAATTATCATGTCCATCGCTTCGAACAGCTGCAGTTGTTCGGTTGAGAAATCGACTTGTTTAAATTACTTGATTCATTCATAATAACTTGTTATACAAAACACACACTGAAATTACAAAGTCTTGATAAGGCAAGCAACACACAAACCACCCCCTCACACTCGCCTGATACACTCGTAGTACATGACTGTTATTCTGAACTCTCAATTCTGTAGTGCAGATACTAAAACGAGGCAGAAAACCAAACAACGTACCCACGCATGCAAAGCGATCATAAATAACAAGGTCTATCACTCACTGATCACCAACCCGCTGATGAGATTTCATCGCTGGTTAGGACGGTGGTGGACCGGACTCAGTGGTGTCCGTGgtatccaccgccaccgccgccgccgtaggtgggCGTAGGAGGGACGGGGTGGTAGTCCGGGTGGGGCTGCTTGGGCTCTGGTTTGGGCACGGGGCCGTAGTCCGGGTGGGGCTGGGGCTTGGGCTCTGGCTTGGGCGGCACGGGCTTCTTGTGGTGGAAGTGCTCCATGATGTGCTTCTTGATCGGCCCGCACAGGGACATGAACGCGCACTCCGGCGACGCCGCGGACGGCGTGGCGGTGTTGTCGCCAGCGACGACGCCGTAGGTGCTGCCCTCGGACACCGGCACGATCTTGGACGGCTCCTGGCCGGGGCACGGCGCGTTGGAGGACGCGCTGTGGAGCTGCGCGACGCAGTCGGCGCCGTGGAGGTCGGCGGCCAGGGGCACGCTAAAAGCGCCAGTGCCGTTGAGGGCGCCCACGGCCTTGCTCTCGTACTCGCCAGCGCTGTTCTTGCACTTGATCGCCACCTGCAGAGCCTTGAAGGCTTCCTCGGACTTCATGCTCTTCCTGGTGCAGTCGGCGCACTTGGCCAGGCCGACGATGACCGACGCCGCCTCGGCGTTGGCGACGGCGACCGCCAGCAGGACGCAGAGGACGACTGCTCTCGGAGCTGCCATGGCTCAACCTCTACCACTTGCTTGCCTGTGTGAAGTGGCTGCTCGATGGATGGATGGAACAGGCGACGCATGGCTTATATAGGCCTCCGCGTTGATCGGCACAGCTCGAATGCTCAACCGGCCGATCTGTCTGCAAGCGCAGAAGAAGGAAGAATGGTGGCCGGCGCAGTGAAGCGAGACAAGGAGAGATGAGCTAATTCGCTTTCGGCGCGCCGAAGTTTCTGATGGCGAATTAATATCGATCGTCGTTTTTGATCCACGTCATTGTTCAGTTGGTGTCTTGGTGATCGATTTTTTATTTAAAATATACAAACAGGTCACGAATGGTATCCTAGCTGGCAAACATATTGGttcatttcttttttattttacatATTGGTTCTGtattgaagtcaaactttgtaaatttTTATCAAACCTATGTTGAAAATATCAATATCTATAATATCAAATGGTCTGGAAAATATATTTTATGATTGATGTGCCATCGATTTGGTATTGTAAATATTAATAAATTTATTTCTTCCAAAAATCTTGGTCAAGTTTGACTTAAGACCAAACTGACATGCGAAATAAATAGATTGACGCATCAAAATATATGACACTGCTGACTTCTATGTTCATTTGATCAAATAGATATACTCACTCTATTTCAAAATAAAAAGGCCTATTCATTTTTTAAAAAGCCGAACTGctctaactttgaccaagtttatagaaaaaatatatcaatgtCCACAATACAAAATCATTATCATAAGAATCAGAATTAAATATATCTTCATAttttttagtattgtagatgttgatatatttAGCTCTAAACCTGATAAAATATCAAAATGTTTGACGTTTGAAAAACTAATAAACCTTATATTTTGAAACTGATGGAGTATGACAAAAACATGTGACTCATGACATTGTACAAACTAACACGACCTTTTAGTTTAAGAGTCTAGAATACACACCAAGAACAGACGTCGTAAAAAGTTGATGTTTCTCAAATTGGTGGAAGCAATAAGAGAATTCATATATGAGTGGACATAATAAAGCTTCATCTCGTTTTCAATGAAAGCTCCACCAAGGTTGGCAAATCCAAGGACAACGGTGTATCCCGGACGATACCGTAAAAAATTTCAGGGTCGTATCCTATTTCGCGATGCATCCAATGGTTATGCGGTTCATATAATCTACGTGAATCATTGCTGCGTGAGTTTGTTGTGTCCCAGTGGAAAACATCTACACATATTTTATCCAATGTACCATCCATCTTCACCAACTCTTTATTTTTGTTGGATGCAAACTTTGTTAGGCAATCAAAATATTGTCAGTAATTAACCGTCCCGGAACAAGGGCACTCTTGCCGACCCATGTGTTGTTGGTTGCTGTAAAAAAAGGGTAAAGAAAAGCTTTTCGATTAGAAAAAGATGTTCTTCTATGGTGGCACGGCCAATCACAAACATCAATTTCTATATCTTGAGAGAATCCTAGAgaatctaaatagctagccccactATGTTAGCAAGCCATCTCAACGTGTCAAAGACCCATCTTTAATATGCAACAATGCGTATGAAAAGCCTTACCTCGACATGCAAATATGAATGGAATTTCCATTGTAGTATTATGCTATTtacatttaataaatattttacaaccataaataatcaaacacaataaaccatattttttttttcagttttattTGTTATAATATTAATCTAATTATTCATATTCCACACAACCAAATAAATTAAAATATAATGCGGAACATTCCCCCAAGAATGTGTGAGATATCATCTAGTTATAATAAACATCTAATCACCTGGTTTCTGATGTTTGCATTCATCATTTATCAAGATCACCCAACTTGTCATACAGGAGTATTAGCTCCGACCTTGATTTAGTTATGGAAACTACTTATCAATATATCGTGGCACCAACTAATAGAAATCCCACGTTTGATGAACCGGTAGCCGTAGAGCAACTTTCAAGTAAAATGGAATACAACTATCTTCTGAACAGCAGAACAAAATACTGGCGTTATTATATTCAAAGTTTGAGAAGTGTTTatgttagagcatggttaataatatagccagctgctgACTATATAGATATGCCATGTCATCAAGAGTTAGCAATATTGATTACTTATACAATAGAGTTGACTATAAGGATGGCTATAAGCCCACAACTTTTTTTCACTTTCTCTCTACCTCTTTCTTCTCATTAAAAGTTTTTACCTAGGAGCACGCATAGAGCTTTGCTCTTGCATGAAAGCCCACTTCTTTACTTTTTCCTTGTCTTTTTTCTTCACATAGGCAAAAATAtcatgtaagcgggcttatagcccacttttgtacttaCTCTAGTATGCCAATTGTGCTGCTCTGGTGCTGAAATCCTCCTAGCTCCGATTGGTTGTAAGATTGCTTCAATTAAGCTTCTAACCAGCGAATCCACGCTGCTAGCTCAAGTCTTGTTGCTTTCGTACATATAAATGCTCCGGAGGCGCACCGCACGTAGAAAGGGATCAACAGAGAATTAGGTACGTAGGCTCTAACTTATGTAGGCACTAGATAGGTGATAAAGTGTACGTACTtgcgctgcatgcatgcatgcgtgccgcGTGGAACCTACGAACGAGAATCCATCACCAACCGAGCAATGACTAACACGTGCGTGGATCAAATCGATCGATGATCGATGCGTGCAGAATCCAAGGCACCTTGCTCAGGCCAGGAGCCATCCAAGATCGTGCCGGTGTCCGAGAGCACAACCTTCGGTGTCGTCGCCGGCACCAAGACGAACGAGCTGGCATCACCAGAGTGCGCGTCCGCAACCCTATGCGGGCCGATCAAAAAGCACATCATCGAGCACTTCCACCACAAGAGCCAGTTCCTCCGATGCCGGAGCCCAAGTCCCAGCCTCGCCCAGACTACCACCCCGTGCCCAAGCTAGAGCCCAAGCTGCAGCCCCACCCGGATTATCACCCCGTTCCTCCCACACCTCAGGGTGGAcgcggtccgggccggtccggtcctTGACCGAGCCTCCCTTTGGACCGGCCGAAACTGGCCCGGACCAAGCTCAAATGCGGTCCTGTTTCCTAGGACCGGACCGGCTGCACCTCAGCTCGGTGCGGACTGAAGGGACCGACTGGACCGAGTACAGTTTGTGCGTGGGAGTGCGCTGGGAGCCTGTTTAGAACTCTTTTGACAACAAATTTGAACATACAGATTATTAGGTTGCAAAAGAGGTTCAAATGGACGAAAAATAAGCAAGTTTGCAAGAAAAACAACACAGGAAGGTGTCCAACTGAAGAAAGTTATACCAACTGCAGAAAGTTCAGAGGGACTGAACAATTATCAACTGAAGAAATTTCAGAGAGAAGGAACAAGTACAAACTGTCGGCGAGGACATGCAGAACTCCAGGTGCACGTGCAGCAGCTCCGTCCCCCGAGTCCTCCAGCTTCGAGCTCGACGGCGGCTTACAGGCGAGGAGGTGGTCGAAGACGGGCAGGTGGAGACAGCGACGGTCGACGACCGCGAGCAGGTGCAGCCGTGCAGACGTGACGCTCCCTCCATGGCTCCTCCACTCCTCCTTTCATCGCGTACAGGTGCAGACGAGGAGGTGGTGGTCGACGATGGCAACGGCggccagcagcagcggcggcgctcCCTCCCTTCTGCATCCAAGAGGAAAGGGGATCGGGGAATTGGGGGAGCGGGGGCCTTTGCCCTAGCGTCGTTTCGGCCCCTAGTGACtactgctgggccttgggccatcggTCCGCTCGGTCGGCCCGATTAAAGACCGGACCGGACCAAAGTTTTTTCGGTCTGATTTTCACGGCCCGGACCGAACAATTTTTGTAGCGGGCCTGGACCGTACGGTCCGGTTTTTAACGGGCCACGAGCGGGCCTAAAAGCTTGCTCGTGTCGTCCACCCTGAGCCACAcccacctacggcggcggcggcggcggtggatacCATGGATACCACTGAGTCCGATCTACCACCGTCCAGCCGGAACTAAAATCTCATCACCGAGTTCGTGATCAGTGTCAGTGAGTGATCGATGTTGCTATTTATCATGTGTTTTATGCGTGGCCGTGTGGGTATTCTTTGGTGGTCTTCTGCCATTCGCTGCCCCGTTTTAGTATCTGCACTGCAGAGTTGAGAGTTTAGAATAACATTTGTGAGGAACGTGTATTGCTTTTTTTAGATTTGTAATTTCAGCGTGTGTTTTTTTTATAAGAAGTTACTGGGAATCAAGTAATTTAATCAAGTCCATTTGAGTCAGATGAAATTACTGAAGCCGTTTGAGTGGATGGATGATTGGGTGTATGACGATGACAATGGTTTTGTCATGCATTGCGTAgttgtctgagagagaccatcGTTACTTTCAGTTAATTTTCAGATCTGTGGAGTGGAATTCAGGCAATTGTGCAAATGGATTTGTGATGGACAACTCATGGATTCACGTCAAActgaaaatggtactccctccgtccggaattacttatcGCAAAAATGgatagaaatgaatgtatctagaacaaaaatacgtTTAGATACATTCATTATTGTGACAAGTaattcaggacggagggagtagctactgGTCTAGGCTTGAGAGCGGACTAATTTGGAAGCAGCACTGTGGGTGGGTACGAGAGCTATGGCCTGGTCCAGCTCAAGTACACGGGAGGGTATATCACCGGTGAAGACCAAACAATCAGGACGAGCAACGCTAGACATAGGTAGAGTTTCTACGTAATTCCTGTTAGGGGGCTGATGTGGAGCAACTTAACTGAGCCAGGATTAGGAGCTGGGCCCCACCCCGGTTGTTTCACAGATGTAGAATTTTCGCACTTGGACAGGAGGGACGCGGCTGCTGCGATATGCAGATCGGATCAAGGCGTCTACAATGGTGCATCGGCCATCGTGGTGGAGGGTATTAGCGAACCAGCAATTCTGGAAGCGCTAGCCTGCCGGGAGGGCCTAGCTTTGGCGAGGATCTTTTTCTCTCAAAAATTGTAGTTCCTTCTGATTCCCAAACGTGGTGACTGCCATAGAGCAAGGAGCAACAGGAGCCTACGGAGCAATCATCAGAGAGTTCGGGACCGAAGGATTCAGTTCGAGAAATGTTCTTTAGTTTATGACCGCTGAAACTTTAACTTTAAGGCTCATTCACTCGCAAAACACGCTGTTGAGTTAGATGTTGATCCTCATGTATGGTTGGGAAACCCTTATGATCCCGCTATAATTCATGTAAACCTTGGTTTGAGCAATTAATAAAGCGTGTTTGGCCTAAAAAATAAAACTTGAACATGTGACATCTCAGCTGCGGTTTGGCCAGAAGATGTCGTCTGGGAGGTGTTTTCTTCCCATTTATGCGGGTGCAATATTGAACACTTTTCCTAATTTTCGCCTTTCTGTTTTTTATTTCACTNNNNNNNNNNNNNNNNNNNNNNNNNNNNNNNNNNNNNNNNNNNNNNNNNNNNNNNNNNNNNNNNNNNNNNNNNNNNNNNNNNNNNNNNNNNNNNNNNNNNNNNNNNNNNNNNNNNNNNNNNNNNNNNNNNNNNNNNNNNNNNNNNNNNNNNNNNNNNNNNNNNNNNNNNNNNNNNNNNNNNNNNNNNNNNNNNNNNNNNNNNNNNNNNNNNNNNNNNNNNNNNNNNNNNNNNNNNNNNNNNNNNNNNNNNNNNNNNNNNNNNNNNNNNNNNNNNNNNNNNNNNNNNNNNNNNNNNNNNNNNNNNNNNNNNNNNNNNNNNNNNNNNNNNNNNNNNNNNNNNNNNNNNNNNNNNNNNNNNNNNNNNNNNNNNNNNNNNNNNNNNNNNNNNNNNNNNNNNNNNNNNNNNNNNNNNNNNNNNNNNNNNNNNNNNNNNNNNNNNNNNNNNNNNNNNNNNNNNNNNNNNNNNNNNNNNNNNNNNNACCAATTCATGTGTTCGACATGGTTTTCTTCTTTCTTTATGGATTTCATTTAATTTTTTTAGGGACATTTAATTTAGGGAAAATCTAATCTACAAGCGTGCGTACGGGGGTCGTCCCATGCGTCGGCTCGCATGCCACTCCATTTGTTTTTTGCGAGGAATTTAAGACTTTATTCAATCATTCCTGGCTCCTACACGATCAACCATAATGCTAGTCATGAGGAAATTAGGTGGCGAATCCATCCAGCAACTCGTAACCCCTAGTGTGCGTGCATGTTTTGCACAAAAGTGGGCTGGAGTATTGGCGTTTCTAGatacatgttgaataacaaaaaacTGAAAATATAAGGCTAGTACTTCTATTTCCAATAGAACTGGTGCTACCAACGACCGTGAAATAAGTGTGTGAAGTCCATAGATCAACCACCTCCTTGTAGTCAACCTCCAGAACCACTCGCAGGAAACCTCGGAGCTTAGCGAAAAGAACACCATCACACAGGGCAAAAGCTTCTTTTACCAATGGATCTGCAACTCCTGGGTAAGGCTTGCTCCAGGCTGCAAGGAAGGCATTCGAAGACCGGGCAATCCCTCCTCCACTCCGGGTATCTCTCGCAGGCCACTCCATTCGTTCACACGTATGGGCATACCGCGCACGTATACCGGGTAGGTGATGCAGTTTGCTACGGTAGATAGTGAACAACCTTTTCTCTCTGTAGCTGGCTTCAGCTCGCTAGACGCTTCTTTTCAACTAGAAATATTttagtctaggtttttaggttgttcatcgtctttgcttcgACGGCAACGATGAcaacgctgaataaagattcttcggatcctgccctgacgaggccatcggtcctatggttgggtaTGGATTTGAAAATCAGTCTATTCAAGCAAgaatggtgtggcggcggcggcatctttgtggtggacctgtgtcctcggactccgccgttgcgacgacgtttgctccagcatcggcgcggagcttgggaggtagtccagaagcggatgcagattgtggtctgcatcgtcGACATTTGGAAGACGGAGCATGTGCTGGGCTCGTTGTTCATGggtggcaggtatggtttcctccttcggcgttttagtcgtggtggggtgtcagatctggagtttgatggcgtgttcggggtgttgccccggtctgatgcGTTCAACGGCAAGGCCTTcccttttggtgagccaccttgaaggtccgcaaagctgcatatcagcgatggagccgcgtcgagctcgagtGAGGAGGTaattcgtcattcttttcttcgggtGGCTACTGTGGTGGTGCTgaaggcaggtgacgggcgttggtgtcaagcttagAGACGTTCtgttatcttttcagttttgtcatgtcagtCTTAACGTGACTTGTACGTTGTTCGTTATGATacgaatgagacacgtattaccatatGCAAAAGAAAAATTATTTTGCTATGCGCCTATGCACACGTGTTTTTTTTTTGACATA is a window encoding:
- the LOC123040306 gene encoding trithorax group protein osa; its protein translation is MAAPRAVVLCVLLAVAVANAEAASVIVGLAKCADCTRKSMKSEEAFKALQVAIKCKNSAGEYESKAVGALNGTGAFSVPLAADLHGADCVAQLHSASSNAPCPGQEPSKIVPVSEGSTYGVVAGDNTATPSAASPECAFMSLCGPIKKHIMEHFHHKKPVPPKPEPKPQPHPDYGPVPKPEPKQPHPDYHPVPPTPTYGGGGGGGYHGHH